A single genomic interval of Hafnia alvei harbors:
- the carB gene encoding carbamoyl-phosphate synthase large subunit has product MPKRTDIKSILILGAGPIVIGQACEFDYSGAQACKALREEGYRVILVNSNPATIMTDPEMADATYIEPIHWEVVRKIIEKERPDAVLPTMGGQTALNCALELEREGVLAEFGVTMIGATADAIDKAEDRRRFDIAMKKIGLDTARSGIAHTMEEALAVAADVGFPCIIRPSFTMGGTGGGIAYNREEFEEICERGLDLSPTKELLIDESLIGWKEYEMEVVRDKNDNCIIVCSIENFDAMGIHTGDSITVAPAQTLTDKEYQIMRNASMAVLREIGVETGGSNVQFAVNPKNGRLIVIEMNPRVSRSSALASKATGFPIAKVAAKLAVGYTLDELMNDITGGRTPASFEPSIDYVVTKIPRFNFEKFAGANDRLTTQMKSVGEVMAIGRTQQESLQKALRGLEVGAAGFDPKVSLDDPEALTKIRRELKDAGAERIWYIADAFRAGLSVDGVFNLTNIDRWFLVQIEELVRLEEQVAEVGINGLSHAFLRQLKRKGFADARLAKLAGVAETEIRKLRHKYNLHPVYKRVDTCAAEFATDTAYMYSTYEEECESNPNSDRPKIMVLGGGPNRIGQGIEFDYCCVHASLALREDGYETIMVNCNPETVSTDYDTSDRLYFEPVTLEDVLEIVAVEKPQGVIVQYGGQTPLKLARALEAAGVPVIGTSPDAIDRAEDRERFQQAVVRLGLKQPANATVSTIEQAIEKGAVIGYPLVVRPSYVLGGRAMEIVYDEIDLRRYFQNAVSVSNDAPVLLDHFLDDAVEVDVDAICDGERVLIGGIMEHIEQAGVHSGDSACSLPAYTLSQEIQDVMRVQAEKLAMELGVRGLMNVQFAVKDNEVYLIEVNPRAARTVPFVSKATGVPLAKVAARVMAGQTLAQQGVTKEVIPPYYSVKEVVLPFNKFPGVDPILGPEMRSTGEVMGVGRTFAEAFSKAMLGSQSKVKTPGRALLSVREGDKHRVVDLAAKLLKQGFELDATHGTAIVLGEAGINPRLVNKVHEGRPHIQDRIKNGEYSYIVNTTAGRQAIEDSKLIRRSALQYKVHYDTTLNGGFATAMALNSDPTEQVTSVQEMHARLKG; this is encoded by the coding sequence ATGCCAAAACGTACTGATATAAAAAGCATCCTGATTCTGGGCGCAGGCCCGATTGTTATCGGCCAAGCATGTGAATTTGACTACTCGGGTGCGCAAGCGTGTAAAGCGCTGCGCGAAGAAGGTTACCGCGTCATTTTGGTGAACTCGAACCCCGCGACCATTATGACTGACCCAGAAATGGCCGATGCGACCTATATCGAGCCGATTCACTGGGAAGTGGTGCGCAAAATCATCGAAAAAGAGCGCCCTGATGCCGTTCTGCCTACCATGGGTGGCCAGACCGCACTGAACTGTGCGCTTGAGCTAGAGCGCGAAGGGGTGCTGGCAGAGTTTGGCGTAACCATGATTGGTGCGACCGCTGACGCCATCGATAAAGCCGAAGATCGCCGCCGTTTCGATATCGCGATGAAGAAAATTGGCCTCGACACCGCACGCTCAGGCATCGCTCACACCATGGAAGAAGCCTTAGCCGTCGCGGCTGACGTTGGTTTCCCATGTATTATTCGCCCTTCATTCACCATGGGCGGCACCGGCGGCGGTATTGCGTATAACCGTGAAGAGTTCGAAGAGATTTGCGAGCGTGGTCTGGATCTCTCCCCCACCAAAGAGCTGCTGATTGATGAGTCGCTGATTGGTTGGAAAGAGTACGAGATGGAAGTGGTGCGTGATAAAAACGACAACTGCATCATCGTTTGCTCAATTGAAAACTTCGATGCGATGGGCATTCATACCGGCGACTCCATCACCGTAGCACCGGCCCAAACGCTGACTGACAAAGAATATCAAATCATGCGTAACGCCTCGATGGCGGTGCTGCGTGAAATCGGCGTAGAAACCGGTGGTTCTAACGTGCAGTTTGCGGTGAACCCGAAAAATGGCCGCCTGATCGTCATTGAAATGAACCCGCGCGTGTCGCGCTCTTCTGCGCTGGCCTCTAAGGCCACAGGTTTCCCAATTGCGAAGGTCGCAGCCAAACTGGCGGTGGGTTACACCCTTGATGAGCTGATGAACGACATCACCGGTGGTCGTACTCCGGCTTCGTTTGAACCGTCTATCGACTACGTTGTGACCAAAATTCCTCGCTTTAACTTCGAGAAATTCGCGGGCGCGAACGACCGTCTGACCACCCAAATGAAATCTGTCGGCGAAGTAATGGCGATTGGCCGCACTCAGCAAGAATCTTTGCAGAAAGCTCTGCGTGGTTTGGAAGTAGGCGCAGCAGGCTTCGATCCTAAAGTGAGCCTCGATGACCCAGAAGCGCTGACTAAAATTCGTCGCGAGCTTAAAGATGCAGGCGCTGAGCGTATTTGGTACATCGCCGATGCTTTCCGTGCTGGCCTGTCCGTTGACGGCGTGTTCAACCTGACCAACATTGACCGCTGGTTCTTGGTGCAAATCGAAGAATTGGTGCGCTTGGAAGAACAGGTTGCCGAAGTAGGGATTAATGGCCTGAGCCATGCGTTCTTACGCCAACTGAAACGCAAAGGCTTTGCTGACGCTCGTTTGGCTAAGCTGGCTGGCGTGGCGGAAACTGAAATTCGCAAACTGCGCCACAAGTACAATCTGCATCCGGTTTATAAACGTGTGGATACCTGCGCGGCAGAATTTGCCACCGATACGGCCTACATGTACTCCACTTATGAAGAAGAGTGCGAGTCGAATCCAAACAGCGACCGTCCGAAAATTATGGTGCTGGGCGGTGGTCCAAACCGTATCGGCCAGGGTATTGAGTTCGACTACTGCTGTGTGCATGCATCTCTTGCGCTGCGTGAAGACGGTTACGAAACCATCATGGTGAACTGTAACCCTGAAACCGTTTCTACCGACTACGATACCTCTGACCGTCTGTACTTTGAGCCGGTTACGCTAGAAGACGTGCTGGAAATTGTGGCGGTAGAAAAACCACAGGGCGTTATCGTGCAGTACGGCGGTCAGACGCCGCTGAAACTGGCTCGTGCATTAGAAGCCGCCGGTGTGCCGGTTATCGGTACCAGCCCAGATGCGATTGACCGCGCTGAAGACCGTGAGCGTTTCCAGCAGGCCGTTGTGCGTTTGGGCTTAAAACAGCCCGCTAACGCCACGGTTTCAACCATCGAGCAGGCGATTGAGAAGGGCGCTGTCATCGGTTATCCGCTGGTTGTTCGCCCATCCTACGTGCTGGGTGGCCGCGCAATGGAAATCGTGTATGACGAAATCGACCTGCGCCGTTACTTCCAAAATGCGGTGAGCGTGTCTAACGATGCGCCGGTGCTGCTGGATCACTTCCTCGATGATGCGGTTGAAGTTGATGTTGATGCAATCTGCGACGGTGAGCGCGTATTAATCGGCGGCATTATGGAGCACATTGAGCAGGCGGGCGTTCACTCCGGTGACTCGGCATGTTCACTGCCAGCTTATACGCTGAGCCAAGAAATTCAGGACGTGATGCGCGTACAGGCTGAAAAACTGGCGATGGAGCTCGGCGTTCGTGGGTTGATGAACGTGCAGTTCGCGGTTAAAGATAACGAAGTGTATCTGATTGAAGTGAACCCGCGTGCAGCACGTACCGTACCGTTCGTGTCTAAAGCGACGGGAGTTCCGCTGGCGAAAGTTGCGGCGCGTGTGATGGCCGGTCAGACGCTGGCACAGCAGGGCGTGACTAAAGAAGTTATCCCGCCGTACTACTCGGTGAAAGAAGTGGTGCTGCCATTCAATAAATTCCCTGGCGTTGACCCAATCTTAGGGCCTGAGATGCGCTCAACCGGCGAAGTGATGGGTGTTGGCCGCACCTTTGCGGAAGCTTTCTCTAAAGCGATGTTAGGCAGCCAGTCTAAGGTGAAAACGCCGGGGCGCGCGCTGCTGTCTGTACGTGAAGGCGACAAACACCGCGTGGTTGATTTGGCGGCAAAACTGCTGAAGCAGGGCTTTGAGCTGGATGCGACCCACGGTACCGCAATCGTGTTGGGCGAAGCAGGGATTAATCCACGCTTGGTCAACAAGGTGCATGAAGGGCGTCCTCATATTCAAGACCGTATCAAAAACGGTGAGTATTCCTATATCGTGAACACCACCGCAGGTCGTCAGGCGATTGAAGACTCCAAGCTGATTCGCCGCAGTGCGCTGCAATACAAAGTGCATTATGACACCACGCTGAACGGTGGTTTTGCGACTGCGATGGCGTTGAACTCCGACCCAACCGAGCAGGTTACGTCGGTGCAAGAAATGCACGCGCGCTTGAAAGGATAA
- the carA gene encoding glutamine-hydrolyzing carbamoyl-phosphate synthase small subunit, whose product MIKSAILVLEDGTQFHGRSIGADGSAVGEVVFNTSMTGYQEILTDPSYSRQLVTLTYPHIGNVGTNASDEESSAVHAQGLIIRDLPLIASNYRSTECLSDYLKRHNVVAIADIDTRKLTRLLREKGAQNGCIITGSIDGTLPDVQLALEKAKAFPGLKGMDLAKEVTTRESYAWTQGSWTLMDDLPAAKEESELPFHVVAYDYGVKRNILRMLVDRGCRLTVVPAQTPAEDVLKLNPDGIFLSNGPGDPEPCDYAIRAIKTFLDTDIPVFGICLGHQLLALASGAKTIKMKLGHHGGNHPVKDLDKDIVMITAQNHGFAVDGDNLPDTLRVTHKSLFDHTVQGIHRTDKAAFSFQGHPEASPGPHDAAPLFDHFIDLIQTHRDTMTRTAK is encoded by the coding sequence TTGATTAAGTCAGCTATATTGGTTCTGGAAGACGGAACCCAGTTTCACGGTCGGTCGATTGGTGCAGATGGATCGGCGGTGGGCGAGGTGGTCTTCAATACGTCAATGACCGGTTATCAAGAAATCCTCACTGATCCTTCCTATTCCCGCCAGCTAGTCACTCTTACTTATCCCCATATCGGCAATGTCGGCACTAACGCCTCTGATGAAGAATCCTCCGCTGTTCATGCTCAAGGCCTGATAATTCGCGATTTGCCTCTGATTGCTAGTAACTACCGCAGCACCGAATGCCTCTCTGATTACCTCAAACGTCACAATGTTGTGGCTATCGCCGATATCGATACCCGCAAACTGACGCGCTTGCTGCGTGAAAAAGGTGCTCAGAATGGCTGCATCATCACCGGTAGCATTGACGGCACGCTGCCAGATGTTCAATTGGCGCTGGAAAAAGCGAAAGCGTTCCCAGGCTTAAAAGGTATGGATCTGGCAAAAGAAGTCACTACCCGCGAATCTTATGCTTGGACGCAAGGCAGTTGGACGCTGATGGATGATTTACCTGCGGCGAAAGAAGAGTCAGAGCTGCCATTCCACGTTGTTGCCTATGACTATGGCGTGAAACGCAACATCCTGCGCATGCTGGTTGATAGAGGCTGTCGCCTGACGGTGGTTCCGGCGCAAACGCCGGCAGAAGATGTGTTGAAGCTCAATCCTGATGGTATTTTCCTATCCAACGGTCCCGGTGACCCGGAGCCGTGTGATTACGCTATTCGCGCCATTAAAACCTTCTTAGACACAGACATTCCGGTCTTTGGTATCTGCTTGGGCCACCAACTTTTGGCGCTGGCCAGCGGAGCCAAAACCATCAAGATGAAGCTCGGCCATCATGGCGGCAACCATCCAGTGAAAGACCTCGATAAAGACATCGTGATGATTACTGCGCAAAACCACGGTTTTGCCGTTGATGGCGATAATCTGCCAGATACGCTGCGCGTGACGCACAAGTCCCTGTTTGACCACACGGTTCAAGGGATTCACCGCACAGATAAAGCCGCGTTTAGCTTCCAAGGCCACCCAGAAGCAAGCCCTGGGCCGCACGATGCTGCGCCGCTGTTTGACCACTTTATCGATTTGATTCAGACCCACCGCGACACAATGACAAGAACAGCCAAATAA
- the dapB gene encoding 4-hydroxy-tetrahydrodipicolinate reductase — protein sequence MSNSHIRIAIAGAGGRMGRQLIAAVANAEGVVLGAAFEREGSSLLGVDAGELAGIGQTGVKVSSSLQDAAAGFDVLVDFTRPEGTLAHLAFCVSQRKNMVIGTTGFDDAGKAAINKAAESIGIVFAANFSVGVNVMLKLLEKAAKVMGDYTDIEIIEAHHRHKVDAPSGTALAMGETIAQALGRDLKECAVYAREGYTGERDPKSIGFATIRAGDIVGEHTAMFADVGERIEITHKASSRMTFASGAVRAAAWVGNQPIGLYDMGDVLSLNEL from the coding sequence ATGTCTAATTCTCATATCCGTATTGCTATCGCCGGTGCCGGTGGCCGCATGGGAAGACAGTTAATTGCTGCGGTTGCAAATGCAGAAGGTGTGGTGCTCGGTGCTGCTTTTGAACGTGAAGGCTCTTCATTGCTAGGCGTAGATGCAGGTGAGTTAGCGGGTATTGGCCAAACAGGCGTAAAAGTCAGCTCAAGCCTACAGGATGCCGCCGCTGGCTTTGATGTTTTGGTCGACTTTACGCGCCCAGAAGGTACGTTAGCGCATTTAGCATTCTGCGTATCTCAACGCAAAAATATGGTGATTGGTACCACTGGTTTTGATGATGCGGGTAAAGCCGCGATCAACAAAGCGGCTGAATCTATTGGCATTGTGTTCGCTGCCAACTTTAGCGTTGGGGTTAACGTGATGCTCAAGCTGCTAGAGAAGGCGGCAAAAGTGATGGGGGATTATACGGATATCGAAATCATTGAAGCCCATCATCGTCATAAAGTTGATGCGCCGTCTGGCACGGCTTTAGCCATGGGAGAAACCATTGCTCAGGCGTTAGGGCGCGATCTGAAAGAGTGTGCGGTATATGCCCGCGAGGGATACACCGGAGAGCGCGACCCTAAGAGTATCGGCTTTGCCACTATTCGCGCGGGCGATATTGTCGGTGAGCACACCGCGATGTTTGCCGATGTGGGGGAGCGAATCGAGATTACTCACAAAGCATCAAGCCGCATGACGTTTGCTAGCGGCGCTGTGCGAGCTGCTGCATGGGTAGGCAATCAGCCTATTGGTCTTTACGATATGGGTGATGTTCTTTCTCTCAATGAACTCTAA
- the xdhA gene encoding xanthine dehydrogenase molybdenum-binding subunit XdhA, with protein sequence MSLGSPLKRVDAEAKVTGHARYTDDHQMHGMRYAKYVRSPLAHAYVTAIDTYAALALPGVEAVFTYQDVPELRFPTAGHAWSLEPAKRDVADRQLLTQHVRHYGDGVAIVVARDALTAERAAALVEVAYQELPVITTAQGALAQDAPLIHPEGNTLKKSDISANQPKEAISSADLQLSAHFQTPVIQHCHMEGVTCFAYMEQPDHIVIVSSTQISQIVRRTVAQALGMPWSNIRVIKPYIGGGFGNKQDVLEEPMAAFLTQKMGGIPVKVELSREECFFASRTRHAFSIDAELGLNHDGILTGYQLDVLSNTGAYASHGHSIASAGANKISYLYPRSAFGYSALTHYSNYPAAGAMRGYGAPQVAFALECLLDDAAEKLSLDAVDVRLLNAARSGDINPVNHKKIYSAGLIECLEKGRDLFEWNARKAACQNQTGDLRRGIGVACFSYGSNTYPVGVEIAGARMLLNQDGTVNLQIGATEIGQGSDTVFAQMAAETLGIPFEHIRVISTQDTDITAYDPGAFASRQSYVAAPAVMQAASELRSKILAHAELISHQPQWGLTLLNGNVVMAAQPEMVLMSVAEVSMHAYYHQEIGAQLLAEISHKTTTNPPAFGCTFVDLSVDIPLCKVTINKIINLHDSGRILNPQLAEGQVHGGMGMGIGWALFEEMIIDEKTGVVRNPNLLDYKFPTIMDLPDLDCAFVETYEPQSAYGHKALGEPPIISPAPAIRNAIRMATGISINTLPITPKTLFAEFVQAGLIRE encoded by the coding sequence ATGTCGTTAGGATCCCCACTCAAGCGGGTGGACGCTGAAGCTAAGGTTACCGGCCACGCTCGCTACACCGACGATCATCAAATGCACGGCATGCGTTACGCCAAATATGTACGTAGCCCTCTCGCCCACGCTTACGTCACGGCCATTGATACTTATGCGGCGCTGGCTTTGCCGGGTGTTGAAGCCGTATTTACTTATCAAGACGTGCCTGAATTACGATTTCCCACCGCGGGACATGCTTGGTCACTGGAGCCCGCTAAGCGAGACGTTGCCGATCGTCAGCTACTCACCCAGCATGTGCGCCATTATGGCGACGGTGTCGCGATTGTGGTCGCGCGTGATGCACTAACCGCAGAACGAGCCGCCGCGCTGGTTGAGGTGGCGTATCAAGAGCTGCCGGTGATAACCACGGCGCAGGGCGCTTTAGCACAAGATGCCCCGCTGATTCATCCAGAAGGGAATACGCTGAAAAAAAGTGATATCAGCGCGAATCAGCCTAAAGAAGCGATTTCATCGGCCGATCTGCAGCTTTCTGCACATTTTCAAACGCCGGTGATCCAGCACTGCCATATGGAAGGCGTGACCTGTTTCGCCTACATGGAACAGCCGGATCACATTGTGATTGTGTCCAGCACCCAGATCTCACAGATCGTGCGTCGCACCGTCGCTCAAGCACTAGGTATGCCTTGGTCAAACATACGCGTGATAAAACCCTATATCGGCGGTGGGTTCGGCAATAAACAGGACGTACTCGAAGAACCAATGGCCGCCTTTCTCACCCAAAAGATGGGTGGCATTCCGGTGAAGGTCGAACTCAGCCGTGAAGAGTGTTTTTTTGCTTCACGCACGCGTCATGCCTTTAGTATCGACGCGGAATTGGGACTTAATCACGACGGTATATTAACGGGCTATCAGTTGGACGTGCTGTCAAACACGGGCGCTTATGCTTCGCACGGGCATTCCATCGCTTCCGCCGGTGCCAACAAAATCAGCTATCTCTATCCCCGTAGCGCCTTCGGCTATTCTGCTCTTACGCATTATTCAAACTATCCTGCCGCAGGCGCCATGCGTGGCTATGGCGCGCCGCAGGTGGCTTTTGCGCTTGAATGCTTATTAGATGACGCGGCAGAAAAACTGTCACTCGACGCCGTCGATGTACGTTTGCTTAATGCCGCACGCAGCGGTGATATCAATCCGGTTAACCACAAAAAGATTTATAGCGCAGGACTTATTGAATGCCTTGAAAAAGGGCGCGATCTGTTCGAATGGAACGCCCGTAAAGCCGCCTGCCAAAATCAAACTGGCGATCTGCGCCGCGGCATCGGCGTCGCATGTTTCAGCTACGGTTCTAACACCTATCCCGTCGGCGTTGAAATTGCGGGAGCCCGCATGTTGCTCAACCAAGACGGCACGGTAAACCTGCAAATTGGCGCCACGGAGATCGGCCAAGGTTCAGATACCGTTTTCGCCCAGATGGCCGCCGAAACGTTAGGTATTCCCTTTGAACATATTCGCGTGATATCCACCCAAGACACCGATATCACGGCCTACGATCCCGGGGCATTTGCGTCTCGGCAAAGCTATGTTGCCGCGCCTGCGGTGATGCAGGCGGCAAGCGAATTACGCAGTAAAATACTGGCTCATGCCGAATTAATTAGCCACCAGCCACAGTGGGGACTCACGTTACTCAACGGAAATGTCGTGATGGCAGCCCAGCCTGAGATGGTGCTCATGAGCGTGGCGGAAGTTTCGATGCACGCTTATTATCATCAGGAAATCGGCGCCCAGCTCCTAGCTGAAATATCCCATAAAACCACCACTAACCCACCGGCTTTTGGCTGCACGTTTGTCGATCTCAGCGTCGATATTCCACTGTGTAAAGTCACCATCAACAAGATTATCAACCTGCATGATTCAGGCCGAATTCTTAACCCACAGCTTGCCGAAGGCCAAGTGCATGGAGGGATGGGCATGGGGATCGGCTGGGCTTTATTCGAAGAGATGATCATTGATGAGAAAACCGGCGTAGTCCGTAATCCAAACCTGTTGGATTATAAATTCCCCACCATTATGGATCTGCCCGATCTGGACTGTGCATTTGTTGAAACCTATGAACCTCAGTCAGCGTACGGGCATAAGGCGCTCGGCGAACCGCCAATTATCTCGCCCGCTCCCGCAATTAGAAACGCTATTCGTATGGCAACCGGCATCTCCATCAACACGCTGCCCATCACGCCTAAAACGCTGTTTGCTGAATTCGTTCAGGCCGGACTCATCAGGGAGTAA
- the xdhB gene encoding xanthine dehydrogenase FAD-binding subunit XdhB, with the protein MYDIENYYRARSVLHACELLTEYPQARLLAGGTDVLIQLHHLNPKYRHIVDVHDLPELKGIGIDRHHHLRIGSATTFTELIEHPLIQQHLPLLAEAAATIAGPQVRNVATYGGNICNGATSADSASPTLALKAELEIATAHGCYRRSIEGFHTGPGKVALQQGEIVVAFYFAPEYYQDIGSSYIKYAMRGAMDIATIGCSAVCRIAQGRFTDLRLTYGVAAPTPIRCPYAEQSAIGQPLNQQTLAAICEAVAQDVSPRSSWRAEKSFRLHLIRTLAQRAISLAVERAGGKIA; encoded by the coding sequence ATGTACGATATCGAAAACTACTACCGTGCTCGCAGCGTGCTGCATGCCTGTGAGCTACTCACTGAATATCCACAAGCACGGCTTTTAGCCGGCGGCACCGATGTGCTGATCCAGCTTCATCACCTAAACCCCAAATACCGCCACATTGTTGATGTTCATGATTTACCCGAGTTAAAGGGGATCGGCATCGATCGCCATCATCATTTACGGATCGGCTCGGCAACCACCTTTACTGAACTCATTGAACATCCGCTAATTCAGCAGCATCTGCCACTGCTTGCCGAGGCAGCGGCAACAATAGCGGGCCCTCAGGTACGTAACGTTGCGACCTATGGCGGCAATATCTGCAACGGAGCAACAAGCGCGGACTCAGCATCTCCCACCTTGGCGCTGAAAGCTGAACTAGAAATTGCGACCGCTCACGGTTGTTATCGGCGCTCTATCGAAGGTTTCCACACGGGTCCTGGAAAAGTCGCGCTACAGCAAGGCGAAATTGTGGTTGCCTTCTATTTTGCGCCTGAGTATTACCAAGATATTGGCAGCAGCTACATTAAATACGCCATGCGCGGTGCAATGGATATCGCCACGATTGGCTGTTCGGCGGTATGCCGCATCGCTCAAGGCCGCTTCACCGATCTACGTCTCACCTATGGCGTTGCAGCACCTACACCTATTCGCTGCCCATATGCCGAGCAAAGCGCCATTGGCCAACCGCTGAATCAACAAACGCTGGCGGCTATCTGTGAAGCCGTAGCTCAGGATGTTTCTCCGCGTTCATCATGGCGCGCAGAAAAATCGTTTCGCCTGCATCTTATTCGCACCTTGGCTCAGCGTGCTATTTCACTCGCCGTCGAACGTGCTGGAGGTAAAATCGCATGA
- the xdhC gene encoding xanthine dehydrogenase iron sulfur-binding subunit XdhC, translating into MNRKHWVDIECEINGKRYPFTISPALSLMELLRDEGLTSVKQGCGVGECGACTVLIDGVATDSCLYLAVWADGKRISTAEGEVKNGQLSQVQQAYVNAGAVQCGFCTPGLVMATTALLAKHPSRPLTHEEIRRGLAGNLCRCTGYQMVIRAVEACSKP; encoded by the coding sequence ATGAATCGTAAGCATTGGGTTGATATTGAATGTGAAATAAATGGAAAGCGTTATCCCTTTACGATTTCTCCCGCGCTGTCGTTGATGGAGCTTCTTAGAGATGAAGGGCTAACCAGCGTGAAACAGGGCTGTGGGGTAGGAGAATGCGGAGCCTGCACCGTGCTTATCGACGGCGTCGCAACCGATAGCTGTTTATACCTCGCCGTATGGGCCGATGGAAAACGTATCAGCACCGCCGAAGGTGAAGTAAAAAACGGCCAACTCTCGCAGGTACAGCAGGCCTATGTGAATGCCGGTGCCGTACAGTGTGGCTTCTGCACGCCGGGTCTGGTGATGGCAACCACGGCGCTGCTCGCCAAACACCCGTCCCGCCCGTTAACTCATGAAGAAATTCGCCGAGGATTAGCAGGAAACCTATGCCGCTGCACTGGCTATCAAATGGTGATCCGTGCGGTGGAAGCGTGTAGTAAACCGTAA
- a CDS encoding PTS fructose transporter subunit IIA, whose amino-acid sequence MALITYADIDLNISGNTQYAVLKSLSQMAVARGFVNDQARYLQTLLLREKESSTSFGCGVAIPHGKSAVVHQPFVLFARSAQGVDWQAEDGELASCWICLGVPQTSASEQIGMISKLCRKVIYPDFIAQIKSLDSAGIVTLLNATLA is encoded by the coding sequence TTGGCGCTTATTACCTACGCAGACATTGATCTGAACATCAGTGGAAATACCCAATACGCGGTGCTGAAATCACTCAGTCAAATGGCTGTCGCACGAGGATTCGTGAACGATCAAGCCCGCTATCTACAAACCTTGTTGCTAAGAGAAAAAGAGTCCTCCACCAGTTTTGGCTGCGGTGTCGCTATTCCTCATGGCAAATCTGCGGTTGTTCACCAGCCTTTTGTGTTATTTGCTAGAAGCGCCCAAGGCGTGGACTGGCAGGCCGAAGACGGTGAACTAGCATCGTGTTGGATCTGCTTAGGTGTTCCCCAGACCAGTGCCAGCGAGCAGATAGGCATGATATCTAAGCTGTGCCGCAAGGTAATTTACCCTGATTTTATTGCGCAGATAAAAAGCCTAGATAGCGCAGGTATTGTCACATTACTGAACGCGACCCTAGCTTAA
- a CDS encoding PTS fructose-like transporter subunit IIBC, which translates to METALKIVAITNCPAGIAHTYMVAEALENKARELGYQIKVETQGSSGVENRLTPDEIHAADYVILAIGRGLSEEDRQRFAGKKVFEIKISQALKNIDQIYQQLEQNSLLLGMESAVRLGKQDVEPDSLMSHLMAGVSAALPFVIGGGLLVAVANMLVQLGLPYHDMTKGSPSFTWVMESIGYLGFKFMIPIMGAYIAYSISDKPAFAPAFLVCYLANDNALLGTQSGAGFLGAVILGLSIGYFVKYFRRVKLGKALQPLLGSMLIPFVTLLVFGILTYYIIGPVMGSMMDYLLHFLNTIPTSMKLLAAFLVGAMLAFDMGGPINKTAWFFCFSLLDKHIYDWYAIVGVVALMPPMAAGLATFITPKLFTQQERDAAGSAIVVGATVATEPAIPYALAAPLPMITANTLSGGITGMLVIAFGIKRLAPGLGIFDPLIGLMSPGLSFYLVLACGLALNIFLIVVLKGAWLKRQAAKQITNLKV; encoded by the coding sequence ATGGAAACTGCTCTGAAGATAGTCGCTATCACCAACTGCCCAGCGGGTATCGCGCATACCTACATGGTTGCTGAAGCATTAGAAAATAAAGCCCGAGAATTAGGTTATCAAATAAAGGTTGAAACCCAAGGCTCCAGCGGGGTTGAAAATCGCCTCACGCCGGATGAAATCCATGCCGCAGACTATGTAATTTTAGCTATCGGCCGTGGTTTGAGCGAAGAAGATCGCCAACGCTTTGCAGGCAAAAAAGTATTTGAAATAAAGATCTCGCAGGCGCTAAAAAACATTGACCAGATCTATCAACAGTTGGAACAGAATTCACTGCTTTTGGGCATGGAAAGCGCAGTACGCCTAGGCAAGCAGGATGTTGAGCCGGACAGCCTGATGAGCCACCTGATGGCTGGTGTTTCAGCCGCACTACCGTTTGTCATCGGCGGGGGTTTATTGGTTGCTGTAGCAAATATGCTGGTCCAACTCGGCTTGCCCTATCACGACATGACCAAGGGCTCCCCGTCATTTACGTGGGTGATGGAGTCAATCGGCTACCTCGGGTTTAAATTTATGATCCCGATAATGGGTGCCTACATTGCCTATTCGATCAGCGATAAACCTGCCTTCGCACCGGCTTTCTTAGTGTGCTATTTGGCAAACGACAATGCGCTATTAGGTACGCAATCCGGCGCGGGTTTTCTCGGCGCGGTGATTTTAGGTCTAAGTATCGGATACTTTGTGAAATACTTCCGCAGGGTAAAGTTGGGCAAAGCGCTGCAACCTCTGCTGGGTTCAATGTTAATCCCATTTGTTACGCTGCTAGTTTTTGGCATCCTAACTTATTACATCATCGGCCCAGTTATGGGCAGCATGATGGATTATCTACTGCATTTCCTAAACACGATTCCAACCTCCATGAAGCTATTGGCCGCATTCCTCGTCGGTGCAATGCTGGCTTTTGATATGGGTGGCCCAATCAATAAAACAGCCTGGTTTTTCTGCTTCTCGCTGTTGGACAAACATATTTACGACTGGTATGCGATTGTCGGCGTGGTGGCACTAATGCCACCGATGGCCGCAGGACTGGCTACGTTTATCACCCCTAAACTGTTTACTCAACAGGAAAGAGACGCCGCTGGCAGTGCCATTGTGGTAGGTGCAACCGTGGCGACTGAACCCGCGATCCCCTACGCACTTGCTGCTCCGCTACCGATGATCACCGCCAATACGCTGAGCGGTGGCATAACCGGCATGCTAGTCATTGCATTTGGTATTAAACGATTAGCGCCTGGATTAGGCATTTTTGATCCGCTGATTGGGCTGATGTCACCGGGATTATCGTTCTATTTGGTTTTAGCTTGCGGATTAGCACTTAACATTTTTCTTATCGTGGTACTGAAAGGTGCATGGCTGAAGCGTCAGGCAGCCAAACAAATAACAAATTTAAAGGTGTGA